In Leishmania mexicana MHOM/GT/2001/U1103 complete genome, chromosome 20, one genomic interval encodes:
- a CDS encoding hs1vu complex proteolytic subunit-like,hs1vu complex proteolytic subunit-like, threonine peptidase, Clan T(1), family T1B, with protein MFRRLATRSTSFVTGAAVQARHTTILSVRKGNKVILIGDRQVTLGERIVAKSSACKLRKLNDNVVIGFAGSTADAFALMEKLENKLNDFPEQLSRAAVELAKDWRTDRALRRLEASLIVCSKEETLEIDGQGNVITPEADGIIAIGSGGTYAKAAARALIDVDGYDAERIARKAMRIATDIDVFSNSNWDVEILTREEGAVKKEEAEKAEKAEKAEKAENEAQAKE; from the coding sequence ATGTTCCGTCGTCTTGCCACCCGCTCCACGTCCTTCGTGACGGGGGCCGCTGTGCAGGCGCGTCACACCACCATTCTTTCCGTCCGAAAGGGCAACAAAGTAATCCTTATTGGGGACCGTCAGGTGACCTTGGGCGAGCGTATTGTGGCGAAGAGTAGCGCCTGCAAGCTGCGCAAGCTCAACGACAACGTTGTGATTGGCTTCGCCGGCAGCACGGCGGATGCTTTTGCGTTGATGGAAAAACTGGAAAACAAGCTGAACGACTTTCCGGAACAGCTGTCTcgcgccgcggtggagcTGGCAAAGGACTGGCGGACGGACCGtgccctccgccgcctcgaggCGTCCCTCATTGTGTGCAGCAAAGAGGAGACGTTGGAGATTGACGGGCAGGGCAACGTAATCACCCCTGAGGCCGACGGCATCATCGCCATTGGCTCGGGTGGCACGTACGCCAAGGCGGCGGCTCGTGCGCTTATTGACGTTGACGGCTATGATGCAGAGCGCATCGCGCGCAAGGCGATGAGAATTGCGACCGACATCGATGTCTTCAGCAACAGCAACTGGGATGTGGAGATCTTGACGCGTGAGGAAGGAGCGGTaaagaaggaggaggcggagaaggcggagaaggcggaaaAGGCAGAGAAGGCAGAGAATGAGGCGCAGGCCAAGGAATAG
- a CDS encoding golgi SNARE protein-like protein: MNPEVRQVAMWERLRNEARQTDQLIDQQLRKLEVLALFDEEKIIESAAASSSMKGVATSSSVAPAVPGSSSSLLHCSGTSPPPASTMSFEDLESQYRGADRDIDEFLRRLEQIVLSMEEACRELGPTSAAARHTERFRGILTEKQQARRRLATEFRQRKGRYELAASRLPGDARRRGGPVDDDGRGGVRILMDEQVAIQHTLNRVNGLLEQAEGTRDRLRMQRDRFNQIGDKVLHIAEHIPFVQNLVRRIDVRRRREVVVLGTVISSLMFMFFFFL; this comes from the coding sequence ATGAACCCAGAGGTGAGACAGGTGGCCAtgtgggagcggctgcgcaacGAGGCACGGCAGACAGACCAGCTCATTGATCAGCAGCTTCGAAAGCTGGAGGTGTTGGCACTTTTTGATGAAGAAAAGATTATTGaaagcgcagccgcctcgtcctctaTGAAGGGCGTCGCCACTTCGAGCTCGGTAGCCCCAGCAGTGCCTGGCTCGAGCTCCAGTCTTCTGCACTGTAGTGGCACTAGTCCGCCCCCAGCGTCCACGATGTCGTTCGAAGATTTGGAGTCTCAGTACCGCGGGGCTGACCGCGACATCGACGAGTTTCTCCGTCGGCTAGAGCAAATTGTGCTGAgcatggaggaggcgtgCAGAGAACTCGGCCCCacctcggcggcagcgcgacaCACCGAGCGCTTCCGAGGAATATTGACTgagaagcagcaggcgcgtcgtcgtcttgcgACGGAGTTCCGACAGCGAAAGGGTCGCTATGAACTGGCTGCGTCGCGGCTACCGGGGGatgcgcgacggcgaggtgGCCCTGTCGACGATGACGGTAGAGGCGGTGTGCGCATCCTCATGGACGAGCAGGTGGCCATTCAGCACACGCTAAACCGCGTGAATGGTCTGCTGGAGCAGGCGGAGGGCACGCGAGATCGACTGCGCATGCAGCGCGACCGCTTCAACCAAATAGGTGACAAGGTGCTGCACATTGCCGAGCACATTCCATTTGTGCAGAACCTTGTCCGCCGCATCGAcgtgcgacggcgacgcgaggtggtggtgctgggtACCGTGATCTCGTCTCTCATGTTCAtgttcttctttttcctATAG
- a CDS encoding metallo-peptidase, Clan MC, Family M14, translated as MAAVLLPTQQLLENGYYLASDSSANSSFSDTPHSARRISRGSSFSLRTTAQRLDLNSSGAVGGGRSATVATDVSPSGIDCLPNSRDPNSYSGGNHIEDDSDIIFEEENDFDNFDGEDEEQAVLTYMDSWVDENLPGQPSSSNRAPLPPSARRGSSSVAGAGDGTSSGPGAFSMSVEVGDTNYDIGEDPPSYTPVSSPPQVHRRGALSRRTPARSVCSSAAADWHPPTTVRRPTSGSKASGAPLFQAAVVPAKITAVTAGPRMLSRQHSTANAATSSRPTPLTAAAVHMPLTAASSPHFASLSPHLQLSSTNEEELRERECKQLSLYEAFFFNPTRSMWLVDDHVLAKVLEYVRIMGYEHPALKRDRLKGQPSLWSSSSAIPSPIVSTKPKKKAAGVRNANSRVPQNIHTSSSSAAAEAVAEALAQPDSADVSPTLLTAAGDSAESAAFATKQFCLKAGKPRCARQYVNRSTAVAASHLFLTFSEAMRWIAEQEYVIGTVLLCCARFVGDPNADGAAVLGDGVTDTAPWHPRRAMLQRRKPCIPLRFHPIHFAASLVCSRFPQWGGMSAFTRAWETQIRLVLGSASPSHQRLFKLPDDALLLSSDCEAGNLHRVERAGEPYSFLVWLEPDFGSDKRIWFRFSVAGAKEGRRLRFRLMNAAPHVKLYRQNGMMPVWRDGLSQPNWGPVDSCSFRTTNRDLDGEVSFSINPRNSTETIQIAFCAPYTYADLLCHVCHWHALVKTSGCDMRFEERVLCRSPDGRKLHLLIVTSRVGGAPASAATEDKSTANAGISGGRGHTGVGADGVAAAGAGSSSGWMSPGVASPTTTIPPGKGKGGAAKEAVRGPYANFASGKKVVLVSGRVHPGEVTASHGVHGLISFLLSSDVRAIQLREYFIFFIVPMLNPDGVSRGHSRMDQFGNNLNRCYNDPDAETQPTVLALRRVFEHLQHTYRERFIMYLDFHSHASQSSGFMFGNNLPVSVQHWNLFFPRLVELHARHVFAFALCRFGRVHMTSKNGASRVLFGSSLIHSYTVELPHFTDRRLYADDHKAMNNGGNVLFEVTSPPRHQTSGQAGSVNVKEDGAQGAENGSEEKWRGFNRTHARAVHSVAGARGLDRRPNMLLAGRAQACRSNCESSSAQARDDSSPRKSSGTAAESQGHTNSTGVGKHRSGESSATQAGGTRAASFLRPISTPSILCQSAEVGQACLLALRDYCSIGARPSPELTMFGGMDGLLRDSKRQVKLDSSRKCKKPQSIATYSGINPIYRQY; from the coding sequence ATGGCGGCGGTTTTGCTGcccacgcagcagctgctggagaatGGCTACTACTTGGCGTCCGACTCGAGCGCGAACTCGAGCTTCTCCGACACTCCGCATtcggcgcggcgcatctcTCGGGGTAGCAGCTTTTCTCTGCGCACCACAGCGCAGAGGCTGGATCTGAACAGTAGCGGTGCTGTTGGTGGGGGCCGATCAGCCACGGTGGCTACTGACGTCTCTCCAAGCGGCATCGACTGCCTTCCTAATAGCCGGGATCCCAACAGTTACAGCGGAGGAAACCACATTGAAGACGATAGCGACATTATATTCGAGGAGGAAAATGATTTCGACAACTTCGACGGGGAGGATGAGGAACAGGCTGTGCTCACGTACATGGACTCTTGGGTAGATGAGAACCTTCCGGGCCAGCCATCCTCATCGAATCgggcaccactgccgccatcgGCGCGCCGGGGGTCGTCGTCCGTGGCGGGGGCTGGTGACGGGACAAGCAGCGGCCCCGGTGCCTTCAGCATGAGCGTCGAAGTCGGCGATACCAACTACGACATCGGCGAGGATCCGCCAAGCTACACGCCTGTCAGCTCGCCGCCACAGGTGCATCGTCGCGGCGCACTGTCGCGGCGCACACCTGCCCGCTCAGTGTGCAGTTCGGCGGCAGCTGATTGGCATCCCCCGACAACGGTGCGCCGGCCAACCAGCGGTAGCAAAGCGAGCGGGGCGCCGCTGTTCCAGGCGGCTGTCGTGCCAGCCAAAATAACTGCTGTCACTGCAGGGCCACGCATGCTGTCGCGGCAGCACTCGACTGCGAATGCAGCTACCTCTTCCCGGCCCACACCGctcaccgctgcggctgttcACATGCCGCTGACAGCCGCGTCTTCTCCACATTTCGCGTCGCTCTCaccgcacctgcagctgtcGTCCAcgaacgaggaggagctccgCGAACGGGAGTGCAAGCAGCTTAGTCTCTACGAGGCGTTCTTTTTCAATCCAACTCGCAGTATGTGGCTCGTCGACGACCACGTCCTGGCCAAGGTTCTCGAGTACGTGCGGATAATGGGATACGAGCACCCCGCCTTGAAACGTGACCGCCTCAAAGGCCAGCCCTCTctgtggagcagcagcagtgccatTCCCTCCCCTATCGTGTCAACTAAGCCGAAGAAGAAGGCTGCCGGCGTGAGGAACGCGAACTCGCGAGTGCCGCAAAACATAcacacgtcgtcgtcgtctgccgccgccgaggccgtggcggaggctCTCGCACAGCCGGACAGCGCCGACGTTTCGCCCACTCTGCTGACTGCGGCTGGCGACTCTGCCGAGTCCGCAGCGTTTGCAACCAAGCAGTTCTGCTTGAAGGCCGGCAAGCCCCGTTGTGCTCGGCAGTACGTGAACAGGTCCACGGCGGTTGCTGCGTCACATTTGTTTCTTACCTTCAGTGAGGCCATGCGGTGGATTGCGGAGCAGGAGTACGTTATCGGCACGGTGCTGTTGTGCTGCGCACGCTTTGTCGGAGACCCGAACGCCGACGGGGCGGCGGTTCTTGGCGACGGCGTGACGGACACTGCGCCATGGCATCCACGCCGTGCAATGCTGCAACGCAGAAAGCCGTGCATCCCTCTGCGGTTCCACCCCATCCACTTCGCGGCCTCTCTTGTGTGCTCGCGGTTCCCACAGTGGGGTGGCATGTCCGCCTTCACCCGTGCCTGGGAGACGCAGATCCGCCTGGTCCTGGGaagcgcgtcgccgtcgcaccAGCGCCTCTTCAAGCTCCCCGACGACGCCCTCTTGCTCAGTTCCGACTGTGAGGCGGGAAACCTGCACCGGGTGGAGCGCGCAGGGGAGCCGTACTCCTTTCTGGTTTGGCTGGAGCCGGATTTCGGGAGCGACAAGCGAATTTGGTTCCGTTTCTCTGTAGCAGGGGCGAAGGAGGGGCGCAGGCTGCGGTTTCGGCTCATGAACGCGGCACCACACGTGAAGCTGTACCGGCAGAACGGCATGATGCCCGTGTGGCGTGATGGGCTTAGCCAGCCGAACTGGGGGCCCGTGGACTCGTGCTCCTTTCGGACTACAAACCGGGACTTGGACGGCGAGGTGAGTTTCTCCATAAACCCGCGAAACTCCACCGAAACGATCCAGATCGCCTTCTGTGCCCCGTACACGTACGCCGACTTGCTCTGCCACGTGTGCCACTGGCACGCCCTTGTCAAGACCAGCGGGTGTGACATGCGCTTCGAGGAGCGGGTGCTGTGTCGGAGTCCGGATGGGCGAAAGCTTCATTTGCTCATCGTGACcagccgcgtcggcggcgcaccggcgtcggcagcgacCGAGGACAAGAGCACTGCGAACGCAGGGATTTCGGGCGGGCGAGGGCACACTGGCGTGGGTGCcgatggcgtggcggcggcaggtgcgGGCTCCTCCAGTGGCTGGATGTCCCCTGGCGTCGCGAGCCCCACGACGACGATCCCACCTGGGAAAGGCAAGGGCGGTGCCGCAAAAGAGGCGGTTCGTGGCCCGTACGCCAACTTCGCCTCTGGCAAAAAAGTCGTGCTTGTCAGTGGACGGGTACACCCTGGCGAGGTGACGGCGTCGCACGGTGTCCACGGACTCATATCCTTCCTGCTCTCCAGCGACGTTCGTGCGATCCAGCTGCGCGAGTATTTCATATTCTTCATTGTACCAATGCTCAACCCCGACGGCGTCAGCCGCGGTCACTCCCGCATGGACCAGTTTGGCAACAACCTCAACCGCTGCTACAATGACCCGGATGCGGAGACTCAGCCAACCGTGCTCGCGCTGCGACGCGTGTtcgagcacctgcagcacacATATCGGGAGCGCTTTATCATGTACCTCGACTTCCACTCCCACGCCTCGCAATCCAGCGGCTTCATGTTTGGCAACAACCTGCCCGTGTCTGTGCAGCACTGGAACCTCTTTTTTCCGCGCCTGGTGGAGCTGCACGCCCGTCATGTCTTCGCCTTTGCGCTCTGCCGCTTTGGCCGCGTGCACATGACAAGCAAGAATGGGGCCTCGCGGGTGCTGTTTGGCAGCAGTCTCATCCACAGCTACACGGTCGAGCTGCCGCACTTCACGGACCGCCGCCTCTACGCGGATGATCACAAGGCCATGAACAACGGCGGCAACGTACTCTTCGAGGTTACAAGCCCGCCGCGACACCAGACGTCAGGGCAGGCTGGCAGCGTCAACGTGAAAGAGGACGGTGCACAGGGTGCCGAGAACGGTTCTGAAGAGAAGTGGCGCGGCTTCAACCGGACTCATGCGCGCGCCGTGCATTCGGTAGCCGGGGCTCGTGGCCTGGACAGGCGGCCGAACATGTTGCTCGCCGGCCGCGCACAGGCATGCCGGTCGAACTGTGAGAGCTCGTCGGCTCAAGCCAGGGATGACTCCTCGCCCAGGAAGTCCTCCGGTACCGCTGCGGAAAGCCAGGGACACACAAACTCGACCGGCGTGGGTAAGCACAGGAGCGGTGAGTCCTCTGCAACTCAGGCCGGCGGTACGAGGGCGGCGTCGTTTCTACGGCCCatctccaccccctccatcCTTTGCCAGAGCGCGGAGGTGGGACAGGCGTGCCTGTTGGCGCTGCGCGACTACTGCTCCATCGGTGCCCGTCCGTCGCCAGAGCTGACGATGTTCGGCGGCATGGACGGCTTGCTGCGTGATTCGAAGCGCCAAGTCAAGCTGGACTCATCGAGGAAGTGCAAGAAGCCCCAGTCAATCGCCACCTATTCTGGGATAAACCCCATCTACAGGCAATACTAG